From a single Sus scrofa isolate TJ Tabasco breed Duroc chromosome 13, Sscrofa11.1, whole genome shotgun sequence genomic region:
- the LOC110256319 gene encoding olfactory receptor 5K3-like gives MTEDNCSLTTEFILTGFTDHPELKTLLFLVFLTIYLITMVGNLGLVALIFTEHRLHKPMYIFLGNLALMDSCCSSAITPKMLQNFFSKDRMISLYECMAQFYFLSLAETSDCILLAGMAYDRYVAICNPLQYHTMMSKKHCIQIITGAYIAGILNSMIHVGFLFRLTFHGSHQINHFFCDVLPLYRLSCVDPYINELMIFIFGGLIQIFTVITVIISYFFILLTIFKMKSNKGRGKALSTCASHFLSVSIFYGSLIFTYIQPNSVKEEDKNIPIAVFYTLVIPLLNPFIYSLRNKEVINVMKKIMKIL, from the coding sequence ATGACTGAGGATAACTGCTCCTTGACAACTGAGTTTATCCTCACAGGATTTACCGATCACCCAGAGCTGAAGACCCTTCTGTTTCTGGTGTTCCTTACTATCTATCTGATCACCATGGTGGGAAACCTTGGTCTGGTGGCACTGATCTTTACAGAGCATCGACTTCACAAACCAATGTACATCTTTCTGGGTAACCTCGCTCTGATGGATTCCTGTTGTTCCAGTGCCATCACCCCTAAGATGCTACAGAACTTCTTTTCTAAGGACAGAATGATTTCCCTGTATGAATGTatggcacaattttattttctctccctaGCTGAAACTTCAGACTGCATTCTCCTTGCAGGAATggcctatgatcgctatgtggccatctgcaacccactgcagtACCACACCATGATGTCAAAGAAACACTGCATTCAGATAATCACAGGGGCGTATATAGCTGGAATCCTAAATTCTATGATTCATGTTGGGTTTCTGTTTAGGTTAACTTTCCATGGGTCTCATCAAATCAATCACTTCTTTTGTGATGTGCTTCCATTATACCGGCTCTCCTGTGTTGACCCTTATATCAATGAACtgatgatatttatctttggagGGTTAATTCAAATTTTCACTGTTATCACTGTAataatttcttactttttcatccttttgacaattttcaaaatgaaatccaaCAAGGGCAGAGGGAAAGCCTTATCTACTTGtgcatcccactttctctctgtctcgATATTCTATGGTTCTCTTATCTTCACGTACATTCAACCAAATTCAGttaaagaagaagacaaaaatataccTATTGCTGTTTTTTACACTTTAGTGATTCCTTTATTAAacccttttatttatagtttaagaaataaggaagtaataaatgtcatgaaaaaaattatgaagatatTATAA